From Candidatus Margulisiibacteriota bacterium, the proteins below share one genomic window:
- the hisG gene encoding ATP phosphoribosyltransferase → MLTIALSKGYMLPEALKVFRKVGLRVPEAGEISRKLEFTDADQKCRFLIVRPADVPVYVEYGAADLGVAGKDVLIEGRHKVTELLNLKFGYCRLVVAARRGAYRRDTLRAGLRVATKFLNSAAEYFQEKLDLDVELIKLYGSVELAPLDGLSDVIVDLVATGKTLQENGLEVVDEIYTSTARLIANRVKAKSRYGEIMSLAQRIKKAV, encoded by the coding sequence ATGCTGACTATCGCTTTGTCCAAAGGTTACATGTTGCCGGAAGCGTTAAAGGTTTTTCGCAAAGTCGGCCTGCGCGTGCCGGAGGCCGGCGAGATTTCGCGCAAACTGGAATTTACCGACGCGGATCAAAAATGCCGTTTCCTGATCGTGCGTCCTGCTGACGTGCCAGTCTATGTGGAGTACGGCGCGGCTGATCTGGGCGTGGCTGGCAAGGATGTCTTGATCGAAGGCCGCCACAAAGTCACTGAGCTGCTGAATTTGAAATTCGGTTATTGCCGTCTGGTCGTGGCGGCGCGGCGCGGCGCGTACCGCCGGGATACTTTGCGCGCCGGACTGCGGGTGGCGACAAAATTTTTAAATTCCGCGGCGGAATATTTTCAGGAAAAACTGGATTTGGATGTAGAGCTGATTAAATTATATGGCTCGGTGGAGCTGGCGCCACTCGACGGTTTGTCCGATGTGATCGTGGATCTGGTAGCGACCGGCAAGACCTTGCAGGAAAACGGCCTGGAAGTGGTGGACGAGATTTACACCAGTACGGCGCGGCTGATCGCCAACCGCGTCAAAGCCAAAAGCCGCTATGGCGAAATTATGTCTCTGGCCCAAAGGATAAAAAAAGCCGTATGA